One Acetobacterium sp. KB-1 DNA segment encodes these proteins:
- a CDS encoding energy-coupling factor ABC transporter ATP-binding protein, with translation MLEIKKLNYAYPDGHQAIRDVNLKIEEGESIALVGANGAGKSSLFKLIIGISEIKEGAIIVDDLPVEKKTLKDIRRKVGMVFQNPDDQLFMTKVYDDIAFGPRNELLDEHVVEERVVNVLEQLGIIHLRDRMPHRLSGGEKRVIAIASVLAMNPRVILFDEPTSFLDPQARRNVINTLDTLKMTKVIATHDLDMALDICDRVIILHHGSVFADGTVRDILFDENLLSQCHLELPLCMQKPRVR, from the coding sequence ATGCTAGAAATAAAAAAGTTGAATTATGCCTATCCCGACGGCCATCAGGCTATTCGAGATGTAAATCTAAAAATCGAAGAGGGTGAGAGCATTGCCTTGGTAGGAGCAAACGGGGCGGGAAAATCCAGTTTGTTCAAGCTAATTATCGGTATTTCTGAGATCAAAGAAGGAGCGATTATAGTTGATGATTTGCCAGTGGAGAAAAAAACGCTGAAAGATATTCGCCGGAAAGTCGGGATGGTTTTTCAGAATCCGGATGATCAGTTGTTTATGACAAAGGTTTATGATGACATTGCCTTTGGTCCGCGAAATGAATTGCTCGATGAACATGTGGTAGAAGAGCGGGTGGTCAACGTTTTGGAACAGTTGGGGATTATTCATCTGCGGGATCGGATGCCTCATCGTTTATCCGGTGGTGAAAAGCGGGTCATTGCCATTGCTTCGGTGTTAGCCATGAATCCCCGGGTTATTTTGTTTGATGAGCCGACCTCATTTCTTGATCCCCAGGCCAGACGAAATGTAATTAATACCCTCGACACCCTGAAAATGACCAAAGTTATTGCCACCCATGATTTGGATATGGCCCTTGATATTTGTGACCGGGTGATTATTTTACATCATGGCAGCGTGTTTGCAGATGGCACAGTTCGAGATATCCTATTTGACGAAAACCTCTTATCTCAATGTCATTTGGAGCTGCCCCTGTGCATGCAAAAACCGCGGGTACGATAG
- a CDS encoding toxic anion resistance protein: MEDNMNDYSQATPTLTFDPFEEEKVMTANVHQELKGEREVFDESRLTVEERKMVDDFASKIDLTNSSLVMQFGVGAQKKIADFSETALNNVRTKDMGEVGKMLGDMVMELRNFDIEEEEKGFLGFFKKTSNKLSSMQTRYATAETNVNRITEALEKHQMQLLKDVAMLDKLYDVNKTYFKELSMYIMAGKKKLKEVENKDLPELIKRSQLSGLPEDAQAVNDLSAMCNRFEKKIHDLELTRMISIQMAPQIRLVQHNDTLMAEKIQSSIVNTIPLWKSQMVLALGVVHSGQAAKAQREVTNMTNELLRKNAETLKMESIATAKESERGIVDIETLRISNESLISTFDEVLRIQTEGRQKRKEVEVELEKLENDLKVKMLEIRR; encoded by the coding sequence ATGGAAGACAATATGAATGATTATTCCCAGGCAACCCCTACTTTAACCTTCGACCCGTTCGAAGAAGAAAAGGTGATGACGGCCAATGTGCATCAGGAGCTTAAGGGTGAACGGGAAGTTTTTGACGAAAGTCGACTGACGGTGGAAGAACGAAAAATGGTGGATGATTTTGCCAGCAAAATTGATCTTACTAATTCCAGCCTGGTGATGCAGTTTGGGGTTGGAGCCCAGAAGAAAATTGCCGATTTCTCAGAAACGGCCCTGAACAATGTCCGCACTAAAGACATGGGCGAGGTCGGCAAAATGCTGGGTGATATGGTGATGGAACTACGAAACTTTGACATTGAGGAAGAAGAGAAAGGTTTTTTGGGCTTTTTCAAAAAAACCAGCAATAAGCTCAGCTCCATGCAGACGCGTTATGCGACTGCCGAAACCAATGTCAACCGGATTACCGAAGCCCTGGAAAAACATCAGATGCAGCTTTTAAAAGATGTGGCCATGCTAGATAAACTTTATGACGTCAACAAAACTTACTTTAAAGAATTGTCAATGTATATCATGGCTGGCAAAAAGAAGCTCAAGGAAGTCGAAAATAAAGATTTGCCGGAATTGATCAAACGCTCACAGCTCAGCGGATTACCGGAGGATGCTCAGGCGGTTAATGATTTGTCAGCCATGTGCAATCGCTTTGAGAAAAAAATTCATGATCTGGAACTGACCCGGATGATTTCGATTCAGATGGCGCCGCAAATCCGACTGGTTCAACATAATGATACCTTGATGGCTGAAAAAATCCAGTCTTCGATTGTCAACACCATTCCCTTATGGAAAAGTCAAATGGTTTTGGCCCTGGGAGTCGTTCATTCGGGACAGGCCGCCAAGGCTCAGCGCGAAGTCACCAATATGACTAACGAATTATTGCGAAAAAATGCCGAAACCCTGAAGATGGAATCCATTGCTACCGCCAAAGAATCGGAACGGGGCATTGTCGATATTGAAACGCTGCGGATTTCCAATGAGTCTCTGATTAGTACCTTTGATGAGGTGTTGCGAATCCAGACCGAAGGCCGTCAGAAACGAAAAGAAGTGGAAGTTGAGCTTGAAAAACTGGAGAATGATTTAAAAGTCAAGATGCTTGAAATCAGGCGATAA
- a CDS encoding 5-bromo-4-chloroindolyl phosphate hydrolysis family protein → MTKKDYSNIGNDIKDIVQDALNSEEFKELNKNISATVARAMDEVKRSGQYWQEQQRQQRENNQETRKQAANARRAQEKMNKPQAKEMLAKNNYQNAYSPVKRRPNNLISKSPHGRISGMLLMIFGNIGIGVSLLLLLIFSSVFGFAFTSMPLMGIGVGILLPIFTISALMAAKGSNLRGRVKRFRQYASRLKGRQFCRISELSEPIGRSKKYVLKDLRKMISLGMFPEGRFDEQEEYLLLSNEAYENHLKLKAGKKLEEQRARREQEALEQKKKLESENPEMKAVHEVIAEGQDIIRKINEANLAIAGEVISHKLDRLEIVITKIFEFIEENPDGLPEIRKFMGYYLPTTLKLVSVYRDLDAEPIQGTNILATKKEIEDTLDTISHAFENLLDSFYEDTAMDVSTDISVLNTMLAQEGLTKRDFKKQETK, encoded by the coding sequence ATGACAAAAAAAGATTATTCGAATATCGGTAATGATATCAAGGATATTGTTCAGGATGCCTTGAATTCGGAGGAGTTTAAAGAACTGAACAAGAACATTTCGGCGACTGTCGCTCGAGCCATGGATGAAGTTAAGCGAAGTGGTCAGTATTGGCAGGAGCAGCAGCGACAGCAGCGGGAAAACAACCAGGAAACCAGAAAGCAGGCGGCCAATGCCAGAAGAGCCCAGGAAAAAATGAACAAACCTCAGGCAAAGGAAATGCTTGCCAAAAACAATTATCAAAATGCCTATAGTCCCGTCAAAAGACGGCCCAATAACCTGATTTCAAAATCGCCTCATGGTCGAATTTCCGGCATGTTATTGATGATATTTGGAAATATTGGCATTGGTGTTTCACTACTTCTACTGCTTATTTTTTCATCGGTATTTGGTTTTGCGTTTACCAGTATGCCACTGATGGGGATCGGGGTTGGAATCCTGTTGCCGATTTTTACGATTAGTGCGCTGATGGCGGCAAAGGGGTCAAACCTGCGGGGACGAGTAAAACGGTTTCGTCAGTATGCCAGTCGCCTGAAAGGACGGCAATTTTGTAGAATATCCGAACTGTCTGAGCCCATTGGGCGCAGCAAGAAATATGTGCTAAAAGATCTGCGTAAGATGATCAGCCTGGGGATGTTCCCGGAGGGGCGGTTTGATGAACAGGAAGAATATTTACTGCTTAGTAATGAAGCTTATGAGAATCATTTAAAACTTAAGGCAGGAAAGAAACTTGAGGAACAAAGAGCTCGCCGTGAACAGGAAGCGTTGGAACAGAAAAAGAAACTGGAATCAGAAAATCCGGAAATGAAGGCGGTTCATGAGGTGATTGCCGAAGGTCAGGATATCATCAGAAAAATTAACGAAGCTAATCTGGCGATTGCAGGGGAAGTAATCTCCCATAAACTGGATCGACTGGAAATAGTGATCACCAAAATCTTCGAATTTATTGAGGAAAATCCGGATGGATTGCCGGAAATTCGGAAGTTTATGGGCTATTATCTGCCGACCACCTTAAAGCTAGTTTCGGTCTATCGGGATTTAGATGCAGAACCTATTCAGGGCACCAATATTTTAGCGACTAAAAAAGAGATTGAAGATACCCTGGACACCATCAGCCACGCCTTTGAAAATTTGTTGGATAGTTTTTATGAAGACACGGCAATGGATGTTTCAACGGATATTTCGGTGCTTAATACGATGCTGGCCCAGGAAGGTCTAACCAAAAGAGATTTTAAAAAACAAGAGACGAAGTAA
- a CDS encoding replication-associated recombination protein A, giving the protein MQESFFNQNYEGQIADNAPLAVRMRPQTLAEFVGQQHIISRGKLLYRLIEADKLSSVVFYGPPGTGKTSLAKIIANRTNAVFYELNAVTSGKKEITEVLDKAKNNLGVYNKKSILFIDEIHRFNKAQQDALLPSVEKGLVTLIGATTENPYFEINSPLLSRSTIFEFYNLTPEDIRDVIKRAIEDRDRGYGVMKIKCDEDALNHFAEVANGDVRRALNALELGILTVDKNADGVIVIDLETAQECIQQRAVHYDKNGDNHYDTISAFIKSIRGSDPDAALYWMAKMITAGEDPKFIARRIVISASEDIGNAEPMALTVAMAAADAVAFIGMPEARINLAQAVVFLACAPKSNASYLAVDAAIDAVKHVSNSNVPAHLQDTHYSGSKKLGRGMTYQYPHNFPGHYIEQQYLPDDLVGTHFYEPTEMGYEQKMKEYLKKNGIIE; this is encoded by the coding sequence ATGCAGGAAAGTTTTTTTAACCAGAACTATGAAGGACAAATTGCGGATAATGCTCCCCTGGCGGTAAGAATGCGACCCCAGACATTGGCAGAATTTGTCGGTCAGCAGCATATCATTAGTCGGGGGAAACTTTTGTATCGGCTGATTGAAGCCGATAAATTGTCCTCGGTGGTGTTTTATGGACCGCCGGGTACCGGCAAAACTTCATTGGCAAAAATTATTGCCAACCGTACCAATGCGGTGTTTTATGAGCTGAATGCGGTCACCTCAGGAAAAAAAGAAATCACTGAGGTATTGGATAAAGCGAAGAATAATCTGGGTGTTTATAATAAAAAATCGATCCTCTTTATTGATGAGATCCATCGCTTTAATAAGGCCCAGCAGGATGCCCTTTTACCCAGTGTCGAAAAAGGGTTGGTGACCCTGATTGGGGCTACCACTGAAAACCCCTATTTCGAAATCAACTCGCCGCTGTTGTCCCGTTCCACCATTTTTGAGTTTTATAATCTGACTCCGGAAGACATTCGTGACGTGATAAAACGGGCTATTGAAGACCGTGACCGGGGTTATGGGGTGATGAAGATTAAATGTGATGAAGACGCCCTCAATCATTTTGCCGAGGTCGCTAATGGCGATGTTCGCCGGGCCTTGAATGCTCTGGAACTGGGGATTTTAACGGTGGATAAAAACGCCGACGGCGTTATTGTGATCGATTTGGAAACGGCTCAGGAGTGCATTCAGCAGCGAGCCGTTCACTATGATAAAAATGGTGATAATCATTACGATACGATTTCAGCCTTCATCAAGAGTATCCGGGGTTCCGATCCGGATGCGGCACTTTACTGGATGGCTAAAATGATCACGGCGGGAGAAGACCCCAAGTTTATTGCCCGTCGGATTGTCATTTCGGCTTCTGAGGACATTGGCAATGCCGAACCGATGGCCTTGACCGTGGCGATGGCCGCTGCCGATGCGGTTGCCTTTATTGGCATGCCGGAAGCCCGGATTAATCTGGCTCAGGCAGTCGTTTTTTTGGCCTGTGCGCCCAAAAGCAATGCCTCCTATCTGGCGGTGGATGCGGCCATTGACGCGGTAAAACATGTCTCAAACAGCAATGTCCCGGCACATTTGCAGGACACCCATTATTCCGGCAGCAAAAAACTGGGTCGCGGGATGACCTATCAATACCCTCATAATTTTCCCGGGCACTACATTGAACAACAATATCTTCCGGATGATCTGGTGGGCACCCATTTTTATGAACCGACAGAAATGGGCTATGAACAGAAAATGAAGGAATATCTCAAGAAAAATGGAATAATCGAATAA
- a CDS encoding insulinase family protein: MKKELKEQQQKMFKLEENIHGFILNKEEFVDEIDGFARTFVHEKTGARLVYISADDDNKVFSISFRTPSTDSTGVPHILEHSVLCGSKKYPVKEPFVELAKGSLNTFLNAMTYPDKTMYPIASTNAKDFMNLMDVYLDAVFYPNIYENPYTFLQEGWHYHIENADDPIIYNGVVYNEMKGAFSNPEELLQNKIFESLYPESCYRFESGGDPDVIPELSYEDFLGFHKKYYHPSNSYIYLYGDGDVRTHLKYLNDEYLSGFEKQVVDSEITVQPLLKNRTELRTSYGVSKEESLENKDYLALSVVLGDKLSHEDALAFDILSHILLNNNSSPLKEALLDLKIAEDVSYHFSSSLRQPYFSIVLKNTEEKHRDLFVSTVESVLNKLVTDGLDPLSVEAGINIHEFSHIEGEYGSYPKGLIYGIEMMDDWLYGDDPIAYLKYKEAFKKFKDNWKDGYFEKLLKRMLIDNTHQTLVTIVPDNTLQGNADQALAEKLAAFKTSLTPEELKALVDETQTLMQKQNEEDAPDDLEKIPKLSLSDISRTGRTYPLEVTEVLDTTLLFHPGFTGGISYLKLYFDYSELPQEDLKYLSLMCKMLGSLSTETMDFRRLSQEIEIHTGGLSFGIESYDDVHHFGDFTSNCYVKGKAVAENIPTLIRIMTDVMTKTRYQEKNLIHDMIREIKTHKETQFLTAGHVVGVQRLQSYYSQSARLFEEFGGIEFYRFIADLDANFDERFEALTEKLASIATLVFNNKKPLISITGTEEIRDQTLVALSAYVSGLAPKILVKNAFAFETEIANEGFLTAAKIQYVSQGYNIRALGYQYTGSQLVLKGLLSMDYLWNKVRVQGGAYGAFMNIGRSGDLYFGSYRDPKLKKTFEAYQGVIDYINQLDLSKRELEKYIIGTISSKDVPLSASVKGEIADNFFFSGVTAADLQKEREEILETTVEQLKSYGEMIAAVLAKNAICVLGSEEAINDEKELFKVTRYIK, translated from the coding sequence TTGAAAAAAGAATTAAAAGAACAACAGCAAAAAATGTTTAAACTGGAAGAAAATATCCATGGGTTTATCTTGAATAAAGAAGAATTTGTGGATGAAATAGATGGCTTTGCCCGAACCTTTGTCCACGAAAAAACCGGAGCCCGATTAGTTTATATATCGGCAGATGATGATAATAAGGTTTTTTCGATCAGCTTTCGGACACCATCCACCGACAGCACTGGGGTGCCCCATATTTTAGAACATTCGGTTTTATGCGGATCAAAAAAATATCCGGTCAAGGAACCCTTTGTGGAGCTAGCTAAAGGGTCGCTTAACACCTTCCTCAATGCCATGACCTATCCTGATAAAACGATGTACCCGATTGCCAGTACCAACGCTAAAGATTTTATGAATCTGATGGATGTTTATCTGGATGCGGTTTTTTATCCTAATATTTATGAAAACCCCTATACCTTCTTGCAAGAAGGCTGGCATTATCACATTGAAAATGCCGATGATCCAATTATCTACAATGGGGTAGTTTATAATGAAATGAAGGGCGCTTTCTCCAATCCGGAGGAATTGCTCCAAAATAAAATTTTCGAATCCCTTTATCCTGAGTCCTGCTACCGGTTTGAATCCGGCGGGGATCCGGATGTGATTCCAGAATTGAGCTATGAAGATTTCTTGGGTTTCCATAAAAAATACTATCATCCCTCCAACAGCTATATTTATCTCTATGGCGACGGGGATGTCCGGACGCACTTGAAATATTTAAATGATGAGTATCTCAGTGGCTTTGAAAAACAGGTGGTAGATAGTGAGATCACGGTTCAGCCGTTGCTTAAAAATCGGACAGAACTGCGGACCTCCTATGGTGTATCGAAGGAAGAATCCCTGGAAAACAAAGACTATTTGGCCCTTTCTGTGGTATTGGGAGACAAATTATCCCATGAAGATGCTTTGGCTTTTGATATTCTTTCCCATATCTTATTGAATAATAATTCGTCACCGTTAAAAGAAGCTTTGCTGGATTTAAAAATTGCTGAAGACGTCAGCTATCATTTTAGTAGTTCCCTCAGACAGCCTTATTTTTCGATTGTCCTTAAAAATACTGAGGAAAAACATCGCGACTTATTTGTCAGCACGGTGGAGTCGGTGTTAAATAAGCTGGTAACAGATGGTCTGGATCCTCTCAGTGTCGAAGCGGGCATTAATATCCATGAATTCTCCCATATTGAAGGGGAGTATGGTTCTTATCCCAAAGGTCTAATTTATGGGATTGAAATGATGGATGACTGGCTCTATGGTGATGACCCGATTGCTTATCTTAAATACAAGGAAGCTTTTAAAAAATTCAAAGACAACTGGAAAGACGGCTACTTCGAAAAACTGCTTAAACGGATGCTAATTGACAATACCCACCAAACGCTAGTGACCATTGTACCGGACAATACCCTGCAGGGAAACGCCGATCAGGCATTAGCAGAAAAATTGGCGGCGTTTAAAACCAGTCTGACCCCAGAAGAACTTAAGGCCCTGGTTGACGAAACGCAAACCCTGATGCAGAAACAAAATGAAGAGGATGCCCCGGATGATCTGGAAAAAATTCCCAAATTATCGCTTTCAGATATCAGCCGCACCGGCCGAACCTATCCCCTGGAAGTGACCGAAGTGCTGGATACTACACTGCTGTTTCATCCTGGTTTTACGGGTGGAATTTCCTATTTAAAACTTTATTTTGATTACAGCGAGTTGCCCCAGGAAGATCTTAAATATTTATCGCTGATGTGTAAAATGCTCGGTAGTCTCAGCACTGAAACGATGGATTTTCGAAGACTGAGTCAGGAGATTGAAATTCATACCGGCGGTCTGTCCTTCGGGATTGAGTCCTATGATGATGTTCATCACTTTGGGGATTTCACCTCTAATTGCTATGTGAAAGGCAAAGCAGTTGCTGAAAATATCCCGACCCTGATTCGGATTATGACCGATGTGATGACGAAGACCCGCTATCAGGAAAAAAATCTGATCCACGATATGATCCGGGAAATAAAGACCCATAAGGAAACTCAATTTTTAACCGCTGGCCATGTGGTTGGTGTGCAACGACTGCAGTCCTACTATTCTCAGTCAGCGCGGCTGTTTGAAGAATTTGGCGGCATTGAGTTCTATCGTTTTATTGCGGATCTGGACGCAAATTTTGATGAGCGATTTGAAGCGCTGACGGAAAAGCTGGCCAGCATTGCCACCTTGGTTTTCAACAACAAAAAACCACTGATTAGCATCACCGGCACCGAAGAAATTCGGGATCAGACTTTGGTCGCTCTCAGCGCTTATGTGTCGGGACTGGCTCCGAAAATACTGGTAAAAAACGCTTTTGCTTTTGAGACTGAAATTGCCAACGAAGGTTTTTTAACGGCAGCTAAGATTCAATATGTTTCGCAAGGCTATAATATTAGAGCTTTAGGCTACCAATACACCGGCTCTCAACTGGTTTTAAAAGGCCTTCTGTCGATGGATTATTTATGGAACAAGGTTCGGGTTCAGGGTGGCGCCTACGGTGCTTTTATGAACATCGGACGGAGCGGAGACCTGTATTTCGGATCCTACCGGGACCCAAAACTTAAAAAGACCTTTGAAGCTTATCAGGGTGTGATTGATTATATTAACCAGTTAGACCTCTCTAAGCGTGAGCTGGAAAAATATATCATCGGAACGATCAGCAGCAAGGATGTACCGCTGAGTGCCTCAGTGAAAGGTGAAATTGCGGATAACTTCTTTTTCAGCGGCGTGACCGCCGCTGATCTACAAAAAGAGCGGGAAGAAATTTTAGAAACCACTGTTGAACAATTAAAGAGTTATGGAGAAATGATTGCGGCAGTGCTGGCTAAAAATGCCATCTGCGTTTTAGGCAGTGAAGAAGCAATTAATGATGAAAAGGAATTGTTTAAAGTGACCCGCTATATCAAATAG
- a CDS encoding D-alanyl-D-alanine carboxypeptidase family protein — MKRKIGLLLILSLVFCTSAVMAAGLPAYGADEGVVIYEVNSGDILFAQKQDEKFYPASTTKLMTALVAIENGDLNENITVGDEISYLDEDSSNAGLEEEEVLPLNELLYALLLPSGNDAAETIAVNIGRRIAGDGSISSDKAYETFIAAMNQKAKDLGMTGTNYTNPHGLHNDNHFTTPADMLILAKTAFDETTIKAITRAKVHEVQTNKTKHKWNNTNLLLYTNFNELSEEFRVINGLSGANPVFNGYATSGKTGFTEEANKCLVFEGEGNDKKMIGVILNADQAVVFGEASDTINAVVKEYELLEWSDPEDEDRVVQVVNYHVFDGNKLKYKTNEALITAAPQTDQANYTAKVKWDETKMIGDETLANLEADIKEGEQLGELQVYNGETLVETAPLYAVKAMKARNWMDYPILYWYVTIIVIMILLAILRIMFVQFMRKNNIKYKKIKIKKKQNGSNSRSSNQPPKRRR; from the coding sequence ATGAAAAGAAAAATAGGACTATTGTTGATACTTAGCCTGGTCTTTTGTACATCTGCTGTTATGGCAGCGGGTTTGCCTGCCTATGGTGCTGATGAGGGTGTGGTTATTTATGAAGTGAATAGCGGCGATATTCTTTTTGCGCAAAAGCAAGATGAAAAATTCTATCCTGCCAGTACAACCAAATTGATGACCGCGTTGGTGGCCATCGAGAACGGTGATCTCAACGAAAACATTACTGTAGGTGATGAGATTTCATATTTGGATGAGGACAGCAGCAACGCTGGTCTTGAAGAAGAAGAGGTGTTGCCCCTTAACGAACTGCTTTATGCTTTGTTGCTGCCCTCCGGAAATGATGCGGCAGAAACCATCGCTGTGAACATTGGCAGAAGGATTGCCGGGGACGGTTCTATCAGCTCGGATAAAGCGTATGAAACCTTTATCGCTGCCATGAATCAGAAAGCCAAAGATCTGGGGATGACCGGCACCAATTACACGAATCCTCACGGATTACACAATGATAATCATTTTACAACGCCCGCCGATATGCTGATTCTGGCTAAAACGGCCTTTGATGAGACGACGATCAAAGCCATTACCCGGGCCAAGGTTCATGAGGTGCAAACTAACAAAACCAAACACAAGTGGAATAATACCAACCTCTTGCTTTATACCAATTTTAATGAGTTGTCGGAGGAGTTTCGGGTTATCAATGGTTTATCGGGGGCCAATCCGGTTTTTAACGGTTACGCAACCAGTGGGAAGACCGGTTTTACTGAAGAAGCAAATAAGTGCCTGGTTTTTGAAGGGGAAGGTAATGATAAGAAAATGATTGGCGTTATTCTCAATGCTGATCAGGCGGTTGTCTTTGGCGAAGCAAGCGACACCATTAATGCGGTGGTTAAAGAATATGAACTGCTTGAATGGTCGGATCCGGAGGATGAAGACCGGGTTGTGCAGGTAGTCAACTATCATGTGTTTGATGGCAATAAATTGAAATATAAAACAAATGAGGCGCTGATTACGGCGGCACCCCAGACGGATCAGGCTAACTACACGGCCAAAGTTAAATGGGATGAAACAAAGATGATTGGTGATGAGACCCTGGCAAATCTGGAAGCAGATATCAAGGAAGGCGAGCAGCTTGGTGAACTACAGGTTTACAATGGCGAAACCTTAGTAGAGACGGCGCCACTGTACGCAGTCAAAGCCATGAAAGCCCGAAACTGGATGGATTATCCAATTCTTTACTGGTATGTGACCATCATTGTGATCATGATACTACTTGCTATTTTGCGGATCATGTTTGTCCAGTTTATGCGCAAGAATAATATTAAGTACAAAAAAATTAAAATTAAGAAAAAGCAAAACGGCTCCAACAGTAGATCATCCAATCAGCCACCGAAGCGGAGACGCTAG
- the cbiQ gene encoding cobalt ECF transporter T component CbiQ, whose protein sequence is MSTITDSMNTINSLEEMADGNTVIHRLHPMVKLITTMLYLVLVISFNPFNITGLVVFAFYPVILMALAEIPYKPLLKRLLVALPFSFFAGLSNIIFNQQLALMLGPVPISYGLISFTSIMVKTIFTVMAVLILIATTSLPKISYQLLSIKVPKIIVEQIMLTYRYISVLLEQVSNMYTAYILRAPDSKGIKMKDMGIFVGQLLLKSFDRAESIYVAMKCRGYDGNYLYAKPSPIHKGDWLYLVFVAGVLCLMRFFDLSLFIGSFL, encoded by the coding sequence ATGTCAACAATTACCGACTCAATGAATACGATCAATTCTCTGGAGGAAATGGCCGATGGCAATACCGTCATCCATCGTCTTCATCCAATGGTCAAACTGATTACCACGATGCTTTATCTGGTGCTGGTTATTTCGTTCAACCCTTTTAATATTACCGGACTGGTGGTGTTTGCTTTCTATCCGGTGATTTTAATGGCCTTGGCTGAAATACCTTATAAACCCTTGCTAAAGCGACTATTGGTCGCCTTGCCCTTTTCTTTTTTTGCGGGGTTATCCAATATTATTTTTAATCAGCAACTGGCATTGATGCTCGGACCGGTTCCGATCAGTTATGGTTTAATCTCCTTTACGTCTATTATGGTTAAAACGATATTTACCGTCATGGCGGTGCTGATCCTGATTGCGACAACTTCATTGCCAAAAATTTCCTATCAATTATTATCGATTAAAGTACCCAAAATTATTGTGGAACAAATTATGTTGACTTATCGTTACATTTCGGTGTTGCTGGAGCAGGTCTCAAATATGTATACAGCCTATATTTTAAGAGCACCGGATTCCAAGGGTATCAAAATGAAAGACATGGGTATCTTTGTGGGGCAGTTGTTATTAAAAAGTTTTGATCGGGCTGAGAGCATTTATGTGGCCATGAAATGTCGTGGATATGATGGTAATTATCTTTATGCTAAACCAAGCCCGATTCATAAGGGTGATTGGTTGTATCTGGTTTTTGTAGCTGGTGTTTTGTGTTTGATGCGATTTTTTGATCTGAGCCTGTTTATCGGCAGTTTTTTATAA
- a CDS encoding energy-coupling factor ABC transporter permease — protein MHMADALVSPAVGGIMLAASAGAIAYSAYKCKDDLDEKKIPLMGVMGAVIFAGQMINFTIPGTGSSGHIGGGILLAALLGPFPAFLTLTAVLLIQALFFADGGLLALGANIWNMGFYACLLVYPFVFKPIVKRGLTPSRITVAAIVSVVLALSLGAFSVVLETLASGITELPFMTFVGLMIPIHLAIGLVEGIVTGGILVFVYKMRPELLESSVENTKLPKNISIKKVIGTLLIFAVVVGGGLSLFASANPDGLEWAMENVAGTAELEADGDIYSSAGSIQESTAFLPDYGFKSTDGDGSAAGTSVSGIVGAGITLILAGGTGYLIYAIKRKKEKAS, from the coding sequence ATGCACATGGCAGATGCTTTAGTTTCTCCAGCAGTTGGAGGAATCATGCTTGCGGCGAGCGCCGGAGCAATCGCCTATTCGGCGTATAAATGTAAAGACGATTTAGATGAAAAAAAGATCCCATTAATGGGTGTTATGGGGGCCGTGATCTTTGCCGGACAGATGATTAATTTCACTATTCCGGGGACTGGTTCCAGTGGACATATTGGTGGCGGGATTTTACTGGCAGCCCTATTGGGACCCTTTCCCGCATTTTTAACCCTCACTGCGGTATTGCTGATTCAGGCACTCTTCTTTGCCGATGGTGGGCTTTTGGCCTTAGGCGCAAATATCTGGAATATGGGTTTTTATGCCTGTTTGCTGGTTTACCCCTTTGTCTTTAAACCGATTGTAAAAAGAGGACTGACACCGAGTCGGATTACCGTGGCAGCGATTGTTTCGGTCGTTTTAGCTTTATCGTTAGGCGCCTTTTCAGTAGTGCTTGAAACGCTGGCATCGGGAATTACCGAATTACCATTTATGACCTTTGTTGGTTTAATGATTCCGATCCACCTGGCCATTGGTTTGGTTGAAGGGATTGTGACCGGCGGAATTTTGGTCTTTGTATATAAAATGCGGCCGGAGTTATTGGAATCATCGGTTGAAAATACAAAATTGCCTAAAAATATTTCCATTAAGAAAGTAATAGGAACGCTACTGATCTTTGCTGTCGTTGTGGGAGGCGGTTTATCACTTTTTGCATCAGCAAATCCCGATGGTCTGGAATGGGCCATGGAAAATGTGGCCGGAACCGCCGAACTCGAAGCAGATGGTGATATTTACAGCAGTGCTGGAAGTATTCAGGAAAGCACCGCCTTCCTACCCGATTATGGTTTTAAATCAACAGATGGTGACGGTTCAGCTGCTGGAACCAGTGTTTCTGGCATTGTTGGGGCCGGTATTACGCTGATCCTGGCAGGTGGCACCGGTTATCTGATTTATGCTATCAAACGGAAAAAAGAAAAAGCTTCTTAG